The following coding sequences are from one Ooceraea biroi isolate clonal line C1 chromosome 5, Obir_v5.4, whole genome shotgun sequence window:
- the LOC105281145 gene encoding cytochrome b5: protein MDLLSLGFCSLELGDVKSSKEDFLQVECNDVLEKNDGVRERRCRLRSNREKSRDDTQVITLDEVAWHDALDDCWLVIYDYVYDCTEFLSNHPGGQDVLLEYAGRDATLAFIGTGHSAVARTMLDRYKIGELPPEERIFRIPDGVKVSGF from the coding sequence ATGGACCTTCTGAGTCTGGGCTTCTGCTCCCTCGAATTGGGAGATGTGAAATCGTCGAAGGAGGACTTCCTGCAAGTCGAGTGTAACGATGTCTTGGAGAAGAACGACGGCGTCAGGGAACGAAGGTGCAGGTTGAGGTCAAACAGGGAAAAATCACGCGACGATACTCAGGTAATCACTCTGGACGAGGTCGCTTGGCACGACGCACTCGATGATTGCTGGCTGGTAATCTACGATTACGTGTACGACTGTACGGAATTCCTAAGCAATCATCCGGGTGGTCAGGACGTTCTTCTGGAATATGCTGGTCGAGACGCCACCTTGGCATTCATTGGCACTGGGCACTCCGCTGTCGCTAGGACGATGTTGGACCGGTACAAAATCGGCGAGCTTCCACCGGAAGAGAGGATCTTTCGCATTCCCGATGGTGTGAAGGTCTCGGGATTCTGA